The Bacteroidota bacterium region GGGATCAGATGAATGGTGCGACTTCATATACTGTTCGCTGGAGTACCAATTCAGGGTTCTCTCCTTTTACTGACCGTACAGGTATTACAAATATTAGCTGGGCGCATGATAGTCTTACACCCGGCACCACGTATTATTACAAAGTTACGGCTGCAGTGCCGGGCGCTTGTCCTGTGGGTTATACCAGTCCAGTTTCAGCTGTTCCGGTAACACAGGCACATCTCACGGGTGCAAATGGCGATGGTCATGCAGCGAATCTTTCATGCCTCATTGATTTGAACGGGGTAAGTCTTACTCCCGGTCCTACCGGTCTGGTAACGGCAGCTTCTCTAAATTCTAATGTGCTGTACTGGGACCAGTTTTCAGGTGCTACTTCATATACTGTTCGCTGGAGTACTAACTCCGGATTTTCACCCTATACGGATGCAACGGGACTGACCACTCTTAGTTGGGTTCACACCCCCATTACAGCCGGAACAACCTATTATTACAAAGTTACTGCAGTTGCTCCGGGCGGTTGCCCGGTTGGTTTCTCAAACAGTACCTCGGCGGTGCCTGTGGGCGAATCGCATCTGGCAGGGGCGAATGGCGACGGCCACTCAAACTATAAAAGCTGTACGATTGATTTAAATGGTGGTTCTGTGACACTTACTCCTACGGGGCTTACAGTTGCGGCATCACAACTATCCAATGTTGTTTTCTGGGATCAAAATACTGATTTTACTTCCTATACTTTACGATGGAGCACTGATCCCGGTTTTTCGCCCTATACCGATGTAAGCGGATTGACAACCATTAGCTATGCTCATACAGGAATTAATCAAGGTACAACTTATTATTATAAAGTCGCAGGTGTTGCCGGAGGCGGATGCCCTGTGAATTTCACGTCCGGCGGAAATGCTGTTCCGGTTACGGCAGCATACAATACAGGGGGTGCCGGTGACGGATGGGCCTCTCACGCGAGTTGTTTTACAATGCCTTTGAGTGGAATTGATCCAGTGATATCACCTTCTGGACCTGTTTCTATTTGCGGCGGACAGTCAGTTACACTTCAGTCAACAGCAGGTGTTACGTATCAGTGGATACAGAATGGCAGCAATATTTCAGGTGCAAACGCTTCAACTTACACTGTGACATCTTCAGGTACATATGTCGTTCAGATTACAAATCTGAATGGATGTTCTGCCTGGTCGTTCCCTGTAGTTGTGAATACCGGCGGTTTAAATGTGCTGTCGCAACCGTCGAATGTTACAAGTTGTGTGAATCAAACTGCCACATTTACTTTCAGCGTAAGCGGTGGCGGATTAACCTATCAGTGGGCTGAAAGTACAAACGGCGGCAGCACATGGAATAATCTGAGCAATACTTCGCCATACTCCGGAGTCAATACCGCAACGCTTACGATTTCACCCGTCAGTCCCGGTATGACCAATAACCAGTATAAGTGTTTTATTTTAACGCCCTGTGCGATGTCGTCGAATGCGGCAACACTCACGGCTGGAACACTGGCTGGCGTATCACTGAGCAATTTGCCGTCACGATGCATTAATTCGGCACCATTTACGTTAACCGGCGGATCGCCTGCTGGAGGCACATACGCTGGTGCCGGAGTTGTTGCAGGCGTTTTTTCCCCTGCTGTTGCCGGACTGGGTCAGCATTCAATAATTTATACCTATACCGATGGCTTCGGCTGTTCTGGCAGTGATACCAACACTATAACTGTGAATGCCCAGCCTGTCGTAACATTGTCATCATTCCCCGCTGTATGCGATAATGGAACACCCTTGCATCTTACGCAAGGATCGCCTGCCGGCGGCAACTATGGCGGTTTAGGTGTTCTGTTTGGATATTTTTATCCCAGCCTTGCGCATGCAGGGCAGCACCAGATAATTTACACCTATATCGATGGAAACGGATGCAGTGCTAAAGATACCAACATTGTTACGGTTCATACACTACCAAATGTTACCCTTTCGGCTCTTTCACCGCTTTGCGAAAGCGCCGCTCCCGTTAACCTCACGGGTGGCTCGCCTTCAGGCGGAACATACAGCGGTACCGGAGTGAATACAGGTGTTTTCTATCCTGCCATTGCACAGGCCGGAACGCATAACATCATCTATTCATACACTGACGGAAATACATGCACATCAGCAGATACAAGCAGCATTACCGTATATGCCCTTCCGGTTGTCAATATGCCAGTGATTGGACCATTCTGCCTCAATGCCGCCCCTGTAACTCTTACCGGTGCAACTCCCGGCGGCGGTGTGTACAGCGGAACAGGCGTAAATACAGGCGTTTTTTATCCTGCCATTGCACAGTCAGGACAACATAATATTATCTATTCTTATACCGATGGCAATGGATGCGCTGCTTCCGATACTTCACTGGTAACGGTCAATACGCTTCCTGTAGTAAACATTCCTGTTTACCCCGATGTTTGCATAACAGCCGCTCCGTATGCACTTACAGGTGCGACACCCTCTGGAGGGACCTATAGTGGTACCGGTGTTGGCGGAGGTAATTTTTCTCCGGGTCTAGCAGGTGCGGGAACGCATAATATCTACTATCATTATACGGATGGCAATGGCTGTTCCGGAAATGATACTTCGACGATAAATGTGCTGAGTCAACCCATTGTCAGCATTGCGCCAATGACTGCTGTCTGCCTGAACGCGGCACCTTTTATTCTTAACTCAGGCAGTCCGTCAGGTGGAACTTATTCAGGTGCCGGTATTGTGGGCGGTACTTTCTACCCCGCCGTGGCACAAGCGGGGGTACATCAAATTATCTATTCCTATACAAATGGTTTGGGCTGTCAGGGAAGTGATACCGGCAGTATCACCGTGAATGCTCTTCCTGTTGTAAGTCTGGCCGCCTTATCATCAGTTTGTGTAAGCGCTTCGCCGTTTGCACTTACCGGTGGGCAGCCTTCGGGCGGAACTTACAGTGGACCGGGTGTTGTTGGAGGTGTCTTCTATCCGGCAATCGCGAATTCAGGAACGCACGCCATTATTTATTCTTTTACAAATGGAAGCAATTGTTCCGCATCTGACACAGCAACCATAACGGTGAATCCGCTGCCGGTTGTGAATATTCCGGTTTTCGCGGATGTTTGTATTTCAGCAACACCATTTGCACTGACAGGCGCAACTCCCTTAGGTGGAGTCTACACGGGCACAGGTGTTATCGGAGGAAATTTCAACCCATCCGTTGCAGGTGCCGGCACTCATAATATTTATTACAATTATACAGATGGTAACGGTTGTTCCGGCAATGATACTTCAACAATCACAGTTCATTTGCAACCTACGGTTTCGATTACCTCGATGGCGCCTGTTTGTTTGAATGCAACACCGTTTGCACTAACTTCAGGTAACCCGTCGGGAGGTAATTATTCCGGAACAGGTGTAAGCAATAATATTTTCAATCCTTCGGTGGCACAAGTCGGCACGCATCAGATTATCTATAATTTTACGGATAGCTATGGTTGCTCAGGAAGCAGCAGCGGTAGTATTACCGTGAATAGTTTGCCCGTGGTAACAATGGGCTTATTATCCTCTGTTTGCACCGGAGCATCACCATTTGCGCTAAGCGGCGGGCAACCGATTGGCGGTACGTACAGCGGGCCGGGTGTGGTTGGAGGATATTTTTATCCTGCAATTGCTCAGGCCGGTACTCATGCCATTACCTATTCCTACACCGATAACAATGGCTGCACGGGGCAGGCAACCAGCTTCATCACGGTAAATG contains the following coding sequences:
- a CDS encoding T9SS type A sorting domain-containing protein, giving the protein MTKNNIYRLRAVLLLIVLILFPVLIKGQTVTGFSAASDFGQVRLYWDKYTGGVVTNYEIYWQTSPGVSLSSNVISTPDAGVLYVHTGLTPGTTYYYAIRAMISGGQYTLLCAEQSVTPMALTNLFAGSNGDGYSAQQSCFMNMNGTGFIPSPTNLNVAASLSKNVLYWDPMLGGLTYTVRWSNDPSFSTYTDRSGITNMSWVHDSLTPGVNYYYKVTAIITGACPVGYTNSDTASPVSMSHLIGANGDGHAVNLSCMSDLQGNAVIPAPVNLNVAASLSGNVLYWDFMQGATTYTVRWSNDPGFGSYTDITGLTTLSWVHTGLTPGSTYYYKVTAVVPGGCPVGFSPSVSAVPVTEAHLTGANGDGHASYLSCMIDLNGTGITPAPTNLVVAASLVKNMLYWDQMNGATSYTVRWSTNSGFSPFTDRTGITNISWAHDSLTPGTTYYYKVTAAVPGACPVGYTSPVSAVPVTQAHLTGANGDGHAANLSCLIDLNGVSLTPGPTGLVTAASLNSNVLYWDQFSGATSYTVRWSTNSGFSPYTDATGLTTLSWVHTPITAGTTYYYKVTAVAPGGCPVGFSNSTSAVPVGESHLAGANGDGHSNYKSCTIDLNGGSVTLTPTGLTVAASQLSNVVFWDQNTDFTSYTLRWSTDPGFSPYTDVSGLTTISYAHTGINQGTTYYYKVAGVAGGGCPVNFTSGGNAVPVTAAYNTGGAGDGWASHASCFTMPLSGIDPVISPSGPVSICGGQSVTLQSTAGVTYQWIQNGSNISGANASTYTVTSSGTYVVQITNLNGCSAWSFPVVVNTGGLNVLSQPSNVTSCVNQTATFTFSVSGGGLTYQWAESTNGGSTWNNLSNTSPYSGVNTATLTISPVSPGMTNNQYKCFILTPCAMSSNAATLTAGTLAGVSLSNLPSRCINSAPFTLTGGSPAGGTYAGAGVVAGVFSPAVAGLGQHSIIYTYTDGFGCSGSDTNTITVNAQPVVTLSSFPAVCDNGTPLHLTQGSPAGGNYGGLGVLFGYFYPSLAHAGQHQIIYTYIDGNGCSAKDTNIVTVHTLPNVTLSALSPLCESAAPVNLTGGSPSGGTYSGTGVNTGVFYPAIAQAGTHNIIYSYTDGNTCTSADTSSITVYALPVVNMPVIGPFCLNAAPVTLTGATPGGGVYSGTGVNTGVFYPAIAQSGQHNIIYSYTDGNGCAASDTSLVTVNTLPVVNIPVYPDVCITAAPYALTGATPSGGTYSGTGVGGGNFSPGLAGAGTHNIYYHYTDGNGCSGNDTSTINVLSQPIVSIAPMTAVCLNAAPFILNSGSPSGGTYSGAGIVGGTFYPAVAQAGVHQIIYSYTNGLGCQGSDTGSITVNALPVVSLAALSSVCVSASPFALTGGQPSGGTYSGPGVVGGVFYPAIANSGTHAIIYSFTNGSNCSASDTATITVNPLPVVNIPVFADVCISATPFALTGATPLGGVYTGTGVIGGNFNPSVAGAGTHNIYYNYTDGNGCSGNDTSTITVHLQPTVSITSMAPVCLNATPFALTSGNPSGGNYSGTGVSNNIFNPSVAQVGTHQIIYNFTDSYGCSGSSSGSITVNSLPVVTMGLLSSVCTGASPFALSGGQPIGGTYSGPGVVGGYFYPAIAQAGTHAITYSYTDNNGCTGQATSFITVNAQSTVTVSALPTVCITAAPFTLSGGLPSGGYYSGPGIVANVFSPAVAQAGTHQVIYTYTNGFGCTGKDTTTITVNPLPNVNLTTISQICVNAAPVPLNGGSPAGGTYSGNGVNSGVFYPFLAPLGVNTIYYSYTDGNGCASSDSSTLTVTSQIVVNLAAFTPVCIDAAPFALSGGSPAGGTYSGYGVVNDSLFPGIAQTGTHTIIYSYNDGYGCLGSDTATVTINGLPVVTMGTFNPVCKNQIPFSLTGGSPPGGTYSGTGIVGGLFYPANANFGINTVYYVYTDGNGCSANDTGSIFVNTIPVVSFSGLDSLYCSGSLPSILTGNPVGGVFSGVGITGSSFNPVSAGLGTFNIVYTYTDTNSCTVADTLITIVDACTGMESSDGHRTIQVYPNPGNGLFNFILPANTAYHISLFNELGELIFEDNISNLEFYTLDQTGLARGIYLVRFVTSGSIESMYLVIH